The genomic window AATATTCGTGAAGATGGGAATTTTACAGATGAGACAACAGGTAAGAAAACAGGCGCAAACATCCCTCACCTGAGAAAAACTTATCAGGAGCTGGCCCAAGAGTTATCGCTGGAACCAAACGAGCTAAAAGACAGACTGGAAGCCATGCGGCAAAAGTTGTTCGCAGTACGAAAAAAACGAATCCATCCTCACAAAGACGATAAGATTCTTACCGACTGGAACGGCTTGATGATAGCGGCACTGGCCATGGGCGGACGGATTTTAAACGACGAAAACTATAACAAAAGTGCCAAGAAAGCGGCAGGCTTTATTCTTAGCCATCTAAAAAAAGACGGCCGGCTGTTAAAACGTTTTCGTGAAGATGAAGCATCTTTACCGGCCCATCTGGATGATTATGCGTTTTTTGTCTGGGGGCTTATAGAGCTTTATGAAACCACATTTGACACCGACTTCTTAAAAGAAGCGCTCTCTTTAAATAAGACCATGATTAAACACTTTTGGGACCATGATAACGGCAGCTTCTATTTTACCGCAGATGATGCCGAAGATGTGCTGGTGCGGCACCGGGAACTGTATGACGGGGCTGTACCTTCCGGCAATTCGGTGGCGGCCATGAATAATTTGCGCTTGGGCAGAATCACCGGTAATACCGAACTGGAGCAAATAGCTGAGAAAATAGCCCGCGCCTTCACTGATGAAATAGAAAAAGTACCGCAAGGGTACACTCAGATGCTCTCAGCCATTAATTTCATGGCGGGTCCGTCCCTGGAAATAGTTATTGCCGGGGAAGCACAGGCCCAGGATACCAAAGACATGCTGCAAAAACTATGCAGCACCTTTGTTCCCAATAAAGTTGTGGTTCTCCACCCAGGCGGCAAAAAGGCCAAAGAGATTGAGGAATTGGCGCCTTATACCCGCCGGCAGCAGAGTATAGAAGGAAAGGCCACCGCTTATGTCTGTCGCAACTTCTCCTGCCAGGCTCCTGTTACAGATGCTGACAAAATGCTCTCCCTGTTGGACTAAATGTGAAAGGTGATGCCAGTTGATCATCCGGGAAATTCGTGAAGATGATGCCATATTGTTTCTTGATTTGCAAAAAACCATCGAAGAAGAAACGCAGTTTATGTTATTGGAATCGGGTGAGCGGGAAACTGCGGTGGCAGAGAAACGGAAACTAATCAGAGCTGTGCTAAACCGTGACAATCAGACCGTCTTTGTTGTTGAAAATAATGACGGCAGGCTGGTGGGTTATCTGCGTGCCCTGGGTGGCGAGTATGAAAAAAGCAGACATACCGCCTATATTACCATGGGTGTACTGCAGGAGTTTACCGGCCAGGGCCTTGGCACCCGCTTATTGGAGACACTGGATGAGTGGGCACAGCATAACGGCATTCACCGCCTGGAGCTAATTGTAATGCAGCCTAACAAAGCAGCCATCGGCCTGTATGAAAAGATGGGTTATGAAATAGAAGGCACAAAAAGGGATTCTCTGTTTATTGACGGAGTGTATGTGGATGAGTATTACATGGGGAAACTGCTACCTAAATCCTAATAAAACATTAACAGCCCGGGAAACCGGGCTTTAATACTTTTGTAACAGGGTTTTCTTTACTACAGGGTGAAGTAGCTGATTAAGGAACGAATGAAAGGAGGTTCATTTTATGAATGAGAAAAAGCACAACGGCAGCTCTCATTCCATGGAGACAGATCACGAAAAAGATAATAACCATGAGGAACATAAGTCAGGTGAGCATGACAATAAGTCCGGCAGTCATGATGAACACGGTGACCATGATTCAGGCGGTCATGATAAACACAGTGACCATGATTCAAACGGTCATGATGAACACGCCGACCACGATTCAGGGGGTCATGGAGGGCATGGCAGTGGACATTCGGAAACCGATCACCACCGCATGATGATTAAGGACTTCCGCAGACGCTTTTGGTTTTCCCTTATTCTCTCCATACCTGTCCTGGCACTTTCTCCCATGTTTCAGGATTGGCTAAGATATACTCTGGAATTTCCCGGCGACGACTGGGTATTCTTTATCTTTGCTTCAGCCATCTATTTCTACGGCGGCTGGCCTTTCTTAACCGGCCTGGTGGACGAAGTAAAGAAAAAGCAGCCCGGCATGATGACCCTGATTGGCCTGGCCACCACCGTGGCTTATGTCTACAGTACCGCCGTATTTTTCGGATTCCCGGGTGATGTACTGTACTGGGAAATGGTAACGCTGATTGACATCATGCTCTTGGGTCACTGGATGGAGATGAAATCAATCCTTAGCGCCTCCCAGGCATTGGAGAAACTGATGGAGCTTATGCCGGATACAGCGCATCTGGTAACAGAAGACGGAGAAACAAAAGAAGTAAAAATCAGCAAGCTAAAAGATGATGATGTGGTACTGGTAAAGCCCGGGGAGAAAATCCCCGCCGACGGAGAAATAGTTGACGGTAAAAGTTATGTGGACGAATCCATGATTACCGGTGAATCCAAGCCGGTGGAGCGTAAAAAAAGCGATAATGTTATCGGGGGTTCGGTAAATGGCGAAGGATCCGTGAAGGTAAAAATATCCGGTGTGGGTGACGATTCGTATTTATCAAAGGTAGTGAACCTGGTACAGGATGCGCAAAAGACCAAGTCCAGATCCCAGAGGCTGGCGGACAAAGCACATTTTGTCCTCACTGTTGTAGCGCTTACAGGTGGAACCCTTACCCTGATTGCCTGGACTTTGGCCGGAGAATCAGTGGCTTTCTCCATTGAACGGGCAGTGGCCGTGATGGTTATCGCCTGCCCCCATGCACTGGGGTTAGCCATCCCGCTGGTGGTATCGATCTCCACCTCCATTTCTGCCAACAACGGCCTGTTAATCCGCAACAGAACACAGTTTGAAAAAGCCAGAAATATTTCAATGGTGGTTTTTGATAAAACAGGCACGCTGACGGAAGGTAAGTTTGGTGTTACCGGAATTAACACTGAAGATGATTATGATGAAAAAGAATTGATTCGCTTGGCTGCGGCGGTGGAAAAAGAGTCTGAACATCCCATTGCCACCGGCATTGTGGAAAAGGCAAAAAGCATGGACCTGGACATTCCCGACGTATCCGAATTCAACTCTTTTAAAGGCAAGGGTATTGAAGGTATGGCTGACGGCAAAAACATTAAAGTTGTCAGTCCCGGCTACCTGCGGGAACATGACATCGATTTTCAGAAAGAAACCAAAGAAGAAGCAACAACCACTGTTTATGTGCTGATAGATGATAAACTGGCTGGAGCCATTAGCTTAGCCGATAAAATCAGGCCCCAGTCATATGAGGCCATCAAAGCTTTGCATAAGATGGGTATTAAGTGCCATATGCTAACCGGCGATAATAACGAAACTGCTAAAAAGGTTTCAGAAGAATTAGGCCTGGACGGATTTGAAGCAGAAGTTCTGCCGGATAAAAAACAAACTAAAGTTAAAGAACTGCAGGAAAAAGGTGAACTGGTGGCCATGACCGGGGACGGCGTCAACGACGCTCCAGCCCTGGCCCAAGCCGATATTGGGATAGCCATCGGCTCCGGTACCGATGTGGCCGCTGAAACCGCCGATGTAATTTTGGTGGACAGCAACCCCCAGGATGTGGTTACCCTGATTCGTTTCGGTAAGGCCACTTACCGCAAAATGGTGCAAAACCTGTTTTGGGCCTCGGCTTACAACATCGTTGCCCTGCCGCTGGCAGCCGGCGTCCTTTATGGTGCGGGAATTATTATCTCCCCCTCGGTGGGAGCCGTTGCCATGTCCTTAAGCACCATCATCGTTGCCATCAACGCCAAACTGCTCAGACTGGATAAAAACTCAGATGACGGACAGCCACAGTCCTCTTCTGCAAACCAAGCAGCCAGTGCATAAATTACTAGCTAAAAATAAGGCGTGCCAATCGGCACGCCTTATTTTGTGGACAAATAAACCTGTCCCTCTGTCCATATTATTTTGTGGACAAATAAACCTGTCCCTCTGTCCATTTACTGGAGTTTTTCTTTGAGTAGTTTGTTGGCAAGGCCGGGGTTGGCTTTGCCTTTGGAGAGTTTCATGACCTGGCCCACTAAGAAGCCGATGGCTTTTTCGTTGCCGGATTTATAGTCGTCCACCGGTTTAGGGTTGTCGGCTATGACCTGATCCACGATGGCGGCGATGGCGCCTTCGTCGGTAATCTGCACCAGGCCTTTTTCTTTGACGATGTCGGCGGGCATTTTTCCGGAGGCAAACATTTCTTCAAAGACGGTTTTGGCGATTTTACCGCTGATGGTGCCGTCTTCCTGCAGCTTTAACATGGCTACCAGATGGGCCGGGGTAAGCTTAGTGTCCTGAATCTCCAGGCCCTCCGCTTTTAAAGATCTGCTGATATCACCCATCACCCAGTTGGATACCGCTTTGGCATCTTTATACTCGGCAACGGCGGCTTCAAAGAAATCGGCCATTGATTTGGAAGCGGTAATCACACCGGCGTCGTATTCAGGCAGGCCCATCTCAGCCACATAGCGCTTGCGGCGCTCATCAGGCATCTCAGGCAGACCGGAGCGAATCTCTTCTACCCATTGCTCTTCCACGACCACAGGAACAAGGTCCGGCTCCGGGAAATAGCGGTAATCGTGGGCTTCTTCTTTGGAGCGCATGGAATAGGTTACACCTTTGTCCTCATCCCAGCGGCGTGTTTCCTGGATTAACTTACCGCCGGTGGCCAGCACATCCTTATGGCGCTCCACCTCATATTCGATTCCGCGCTGAACCGCACGGAAAGAGTTCATGTTTTTGATTTCCGTTCTGGTGCCAAACTCTGTACTGCCCTGTGGCATAATGGAAACGTTGGCGTCGCAGCGCAGGCTGCCTTCCTCCATTTTTACATCGGAGACGCCGGTATACTGGATAATACTTTTTAACTTTTCCAGATAGGCTTTTGCTTCTTCCGGGGAGCGCATATCTGCTTCGGAGACAATTTCAATGAGGGGTACACCGCCACGGTTATAGTCGGCCAGCGAGTAGTCACCGAAATCTGAATGAACCAGTTTGCCCGCATCTTCTTCAATGTGGACCCGGTTTACACGAATGCGCTTGGTCTGGCCGTCCACATCAATATCCAGATAACCGTTAACAGCCACCGGCTGATCGAACTGAGAAACCTGATAGGCCTTGTCCAAATCAGGATAGAAGTAATTTTTGCGGTCAAACTTGGACATTCTGGGAATTTCACAGTTTAGAGCCAGGCCGGCCATAATGGCATATTCCACAACCCGTTTGTTTAAAACGGGAAGGGTACCGGGAAAACCCAGGCATACCGGGCAAACATGGGTGTTGGGCTCTTTGCCGAACTCGGTGGGGCAGGAACAAAATATTTTTGTTTTGGTAGCCAGTTCCACGTGGACTTCCAGGCCGATTACCGTTTCATAATTTGTCATTGGGCCGCACCCCCTTTGCCGGAAAGCTCGGGCAAGTCAATTTTTACCCCGCGGTTTTGCTCATAGGCATAAGCTGCTTTTAAAATGGTAGCTTCATCAAAAGCTTTACCGATAAATTGCATGCCCACCGGCAACCCTTCGGCAAAGCCGCAGGGAACTGACAGTGCGGGCAAGCCGGACATGTTGACACCGATGGTGCAGATATCATTTAAATACATGGAGAGTAAGTCTTCAACGGTGCCGGACACAAAGGCGGTGTTGGGGGTGGTTGGTGTGATAATTACATCATACTTTTTAAAGGCTTCGTCAAAATCCTGCTTAATCAGGGTTCTGACCTTTTGCGCCTTCAGGTAATAGTCATCGTAGTAGCCGGAGCTTAAGGAGTATGTCCCCAGCATGATGCGGCGTTTAACTTCGCTACCGAATCCTTCGCTGCGGGTCTTTTTATACATTTCAATCAGGCTGTCGGCACCTTCGGCACGGAATCCGTATTGAACTCCGTCAAAACGGGCCAGGTTGCTGGAAGCTTCCGCCGGCGCAATGAGATAATAGGCCGGTATACCATAGTGTGTGTGCGGCAGTGAAATTTCCTCTGCCTCCGCACCCAGGGAAACCAAAACATCGATGGCTTTGCGCACCGTATCTTTAATGCCGGGGTCGATTTCTTCCACAAAGTATTCCTTGGGCACCCCGATTTTCATACCCTTTACATTGCCGTCCAACCCTTGGGTGTAATCCGGGGTGGGAACATCTGCAGAGGTGGTGTCCCGCGGATCGTACTTGGCGATGGCGTTCATCACCAGGGCACAGTCTTTTACGTCTTTTGTTACAGGCCCCACCTGGTCCAGCGAAGAAGCAAAAGCTACCACGCCGTAGCGGGAAACACGGCCGTAAGTGGGCTTCATGCCCACCACACCACAATATGCTGCAGGTTGGCGAATGGAGCCTCCGGTATCGGATCCCAGGGAAAAAGTGGCTTCACCGGCAGCTACGGCGGCGGCGGAACCACCACTGGAGCCCCCCGGTACCCTCTTTACGTCCCAGGGGTTACGGGTGGTAAAAAATGCAGAGTTCTCCGTTGATGAACCCATGGCAAATTCATCCATATTAGTTTTACCCACCAACACCGTGCCAGCGTCCTGCAATAGTTCCGTCACCGTGGCATCATAGGGTGGCAGGAAATTATGTAGCATTTTTGAGGAGCAGGTAGTTAGGATACCGTTGGTGCACATGTTATCTTTAAGAGCCACAGGAATTCCCGCCAGTGGGCCCAACTTCTCTCCGTTTAAGCGTTTAGCGTCAATTTGGGCAGCTTTGGCCAAAGCCTCCTGCCGTGTAACCGTAACATAAGCCTTGATTGTTTCCTCCACGGAATCAATTCGTGACAATACCGCCTCTGTCAGTTCCCGTGAACTGATTTCTTTATTGTTTAACTTGTCCAATGCTTCTGCAACCGTTAACTTTTCCAGCAAATTAAATCCCCCTTACTCTATTACAGGCGGTACACGGAACATGCCGTCTTCTTCTTCCGGTGCGTTGGCCAACGCCTGCTCCCGCGGCAGGCAGGTGTGAACCTCATCTTCCCGGAAAACATTTTGCATGGGCATCACGTGCGCTGTTGGTGTAATGTCTTTGGTATCTAACCGGTTTAGTTTATCCGCATACTCCAGGATAGAATTTAACTGGATGGTAAACTCATCGGCTTCCGCATCTGTTATTTCTAATCTGGCCAGATTGGCCACATGGTCCACCGCTTCGCGGGTAATTTTCATGCTTATTCCTCCCCTGTCTCTTTAATATCGCCGATCTGTACGAATTTTGCCGCTGCTTCCACCGCCACAACACCATCGGGCAGAATAGCTTTGGCACCCATTTTAAAAATATTGCGTTTGTGCTCCACCAAATGTGCCACACAACGTATTTTAACTCCGGTGGGCACAGGCTTTCTATAGCGAAGCTCCATGCTGGCAGTGACTACTCCCAGCCCTCGGGTGGTCAGGTGCTTGGCCATAACTTCGTCCAGAATGGTGGCTGTAATTCCACCGTGGGTAACTCCATTGTAACCCTGATACCGCTCATCGGTATAAAACTCGGTAAAGTACTCTTCGCCATCCCACTGAAATGTTAACCTCAGGCCGTGGGGATTGTCCATCCCGCAGACAAAACAGCGGTTACCGTCTGCAAATTCCATTGTTTACACCCCTCGTCAAGGCAAATACCATGGGCAAATTATACCATAAGCGGCATCCATCGGCAACTTTCAGCACTTGCCCTACAGCACAAGAAAGGTGCGCTCTTTCAATTTCCTCAGCGCGCGCTTTTCAGTACTGCTTACATTAGCAGCTTCGCTATCTGCGAAGCGTTATAATTTAGCAGTAAAAAAAAGATAACGGATTTCCGTTATCTTTACTGCGGCGGATGACAGCTCAGGCAGTCATCGTACTCTCCTTCACCAAACATGGCATCGTGCGAACCGGTAATATCGCCATGGCAGCCCAGGCAGTTCTCATATGGTCCGTCTGTGGCGTGCGGCGTAGGCGGGCCTGCCTGGCCGGGTTCGTCCGGTTCGATGCCGGCCCGTACCCACAATCCTATTGCCGCCACCAGTACCAGCGCTATAACAATAAAAACAATTCGGCTCATACTTTTTTGGCCTCCTATAGTTAATTTCTTATAGTATGCCAATAATAGAAAAGAAAAAACCGGCAAAATTGCCGGTTTAGTAAGTCAGAATTAACTCTATGTTAATGATATAGAGGTTTTCCTCTGATAAAGTGACACTGAGACCAGAAAAGGCAGGTGTTTATAATGCGCTTACAGGGAAAACGTATCGCCCTGTTGGTAGAAGACTTATACGAAGACAATGAATACTGGTATCCCTATTTTCGTCTGTCTGAAGAAGGGGCTGAAGTGGAAACGGTGGCACCGGAAATTAAAACATATCAAAGCAAACACGGTCAGCCGGCTAAAGCCACAATTTCTGCACAAAATGCTTTGGGCAGCCAATATGATGCACTGGTAATTCCCGGTGGTTTCTCGCCGGACAAGATGCGCCGCTCCCCGGATATGGTGGAGTTGGTGAAAAAGCTTTATGAGGAAAACAAACCGGTGGCAGCTATTTGTCACGGCCCCTGGATGCTGGCCTCCGCAGGCGCATTAAAGGGACGCAGGGCCACCTGTTTCTTCTCCATCCGTGACGATGTGGTAAATGCGGGCGCCGACTATGTGGACGAAGAAGTGGTGCAGGACGGTAATGTGATAACTTCCCGTCAACCAAAAGACTTACCGGCTTTTTGCCGCACCTTAATTGACGCGCTGCTTTAGCTGCCAACGGGCAAATTCAAATATGGCCAACAGTGTTACCACAAGCAGCA from Dethiobacter alkaliphilus AHT 1 includes these protein-coding regions:
- a CDS encoding PaaI family thioesterase: MEFADGNRCFVCGMDNPHGLRLTFQWDGEEYFTEFYTDERYQGYNGVTHGGITATILDEVMAKHLTTRGLGVVTASMELRYRKPVPTGVKIRCVAHLVEHKRNIFKMGAKAILPDGVVAVEAAAKFVQIGDIKETGEE
- a CDS encoding copper-translocating P-type ATPase, giving the protein MNEKKHNGSSHSMETDHEKDNNHEEHKSGEHDNKSGSHDEHGDHDSGGHDKHSDHDSNGHDEHADHDSGGHGGHGSGHSETDHHRMMIKDFRRRFWFSLILSIPVLALSPMFQDWLRYTLEFPGDDWVFFIFASAIYFYGGWPFLTGLVDEVKKKQPGMMTLIGLATTVAYVYSTAVFFGFPGDVLYWEMVTLIDIMLLGHWMEMKSILSASQALEKLMELMPDTAHLVTEDGETKEVKISKLKDDDVVLVKPGEKIPADGEIVDGKSYVDESMITGESKPVERKKSDNVIGGSVNGEGSVKVKISGVGDDSYLSKVVNLVQDAQKTKSRSQRLADKAHFVLTVVALTGGTLTLIAWTLAGESVAFSIERAVAVMVIACPHALGLAIPLVVSISTSISANNGLLIRNRTQFEKARNISMVVFDKTGTLTEGKFGVTGINTEDDYDEKELIRLAAAVEKESEHPIATGIVEKAKSMDLDIPDVSEFNSFKGKGIEGMADGKNIKVVSPGYLREHDIDFQKETKEEATTTVYVLIDDKLAGAISLADKIRPQSYEAIKALHKMGIKCHMLTGDNNETAKKVSEELGLDGFEAEVLPDKKQTKVKELQEKGELVAMTGDGVNDAPALAQADIGIAIGSGTDVAAETADVILVDSNPQDVVTLIRFGKATYRKMVQNLFWASAYNIVALPLAAGVLYGAGIIISPSVGAVAMSLSTIIVAINAKLLRLDKNSDDGQPQSSSANQAASA
- the gatA gene encoding Asp-tRNA(Asn)/Glu-tRNA(Gln) amidotransferase subunit GatA, with protein sequence MLEKLTVAEALDKLNNKEISSRELTEAVLSRIDSVEETIKAYVTVTRQEALAKAAQIDAKRLNGEKLGPLAGIPVALKDNMCTNGILTTCSSKMLHNFLPPYDATVTELLQDAGTVLVGKTNMDEFAMGSSTENSAFFTTRNPWDVKRVPGGSSGGSAAAVAAGEATFSLGSDTGGSIRQPAAYCGVVGMKPTYGRVSRYGVVAFASSLDQVGPVTKDVKDCALVMNAIAKYDPRDTTSADVPTPDYTQGLDGNVKGMKIGVPKEYFVEEIDPGIKDTVRKAIDVLVSLGAEAEEISLPHTHYGIPAYYLIAPAEASSNLARFDGVQYGFRAEGADSLIEMYKKTRSEGFGSEVKRRIMLGTYSLSSGYYDDYYLKAQKVRTLIKQDFDEAFKKYDVIITPTTPNTAFVSGTVEDLLSMYLNDICTIGVNMSGLPALSVPCGFAEGLPVGMQFIGKAFDEATILKAAYAYEQNRGVKIDLPELSGKGGAAQ
- the gatC gene encoding Asp-tRNA(Asn)/Glu-tRNA(Gln) amidotransferase subunit GatC, with the translated sequence MKITREAVDHVANLARLEITDAEADEFTIQLNSILEYADKLNRLDTKDITPTAHVMPMQNVFREDEVHTCLPREQALANAPEEEDGMFRVPPVIE
- the gatB gene encoding Asp-tRNA(Asn)/Glu-tRNA(Gln) amidotransferase subunit GatB; its protein translation is MTNYETVIGLEVHVELATKTKIFCSCPTEFGKEPNTHVCPVCLGFPGTLPVLNKRVVEYAIMAGLALNCEIPRMSKFDRKNYFYPDLDKAYQVSQFDQPVAVNGYLDIDVDGQTKRIRVNRVHIEEDAGKLVHSDFGDYSLADYNRGGVPLIEIVSEADMRSPEEAKAYLEKLKSIIQYTGVSDVKMEEGSLRCDANVSIMPQGSTEFGTRTEIKNMNSFRAVQRGIEYEVERHKDVLATGGKLIQETRRWDEDKGVTYSMRSKEEAHDYRYFPEPDLVPVVVEEQWVEEIRSGLPEMPDERRKRYVAEMGLPEYDAGVITASKSMADFFEAAVAEYKDAKAVSNWVMGDISRSLKAEGLEIQDTKLTPAHLVAMLKLQEDGTISGKIAKTVFEEMFASGKMPADIVKEKGLVQITDEGAIAAIVDQVIADNPKPVDDYKSGNEKAIGFLVGQVMKLSKGKANPGLANKLLKEKLQ
- a CDS encoding GNAT family N-acetyltransferase, which produces MIIREIREDDAILFLDLQKTIEEETQFMLLESGERETAVAEKRKLIRAVLNRDNQTVFVVENNDGRLVGYLRALGGEYEKSRHTAYITMGVLQEFTGQGLGTRLLETLDEWAQHNGIHRLELIVMQPNKAAIGLYEKMGYEIEGTKRDSLFIDGVYVDEYYMGKLLPKS
- a CDS encoding type 1 glutamine amidotransferase domain-containing protein, producing MRLQGKRIALLVEDLYEDNEYWYPYFRLSEEGAEVETVAPEIKTYQSKHGQPAKATISAQNALGSQYDALVIPGGFSPDKMRRSPDMVELVKKLYEENKPVAAICHGPWMLASAGALKGRRATCFFSIRDDVVNAGADYVDEEVVQDGNVITSRQPKDLPAFCRTLIDALL